The following are encoded together in the Candidatus Wallbacteria bacterium genome:
- a CDS encoding metal-dependent hydrolase has protein sequence IPIHYGTFPLLTGKVEDFRKYVKNAEVIALSPGESFEL, from the coding sequence TGATTCCGATTCATTACGGCACATTCCCGCTTCTCACCGGTAAAGTGGAAGATTTCAGAAAATACGTGAAAAACGCCGAAGTGATTGCACTTTCACCGGGCGAGTCATTTGAGCTGTGA